GAAACTGCCGCTGCCTTTGCGGCGAGTCGTGATGTCCCCATGGGTGGCATCCTCTCCGCGACCGGTCGAGCGTGACAAATGGCCACCCAGTGGGCCACGGCTCCCCCCGACAGGAGTCGTCACGCGAACCATATGCTCCCCGTTTCCGGTCCGACACGCCCGAGTTTCAAGGAAGAGATCCCTTTTAATTTCATTTAGTTCTGTTCTGCGCGCCCCGCGCTGACCGGGGCGGTACCGTGCGAGACTCCTGCCGGGCGTTGCGACGACGACCGGTCCCGGCACCCGCGTGAACGCACTGCGCGGGGGGCTGATTGGCGTTTGTGAAGCCGGGTTCGGTACAGTCTCAACGCACACGACATCGTGGCGATCCCATAGATGTCGTATGCCTGCGGGTGTAGTTCAATGGTAGAACCTCAGCCTTCCAAGCTGATGGTGCGGGTTCGATTCCCGTCACCCGCTCCACACAGGATTCAGCCTCGGCGGCGGCCGATCACTCGCCGCGAGGGACAACGGGGTGTAGCGCAGCTTGGTAGCGCATCCGCTTTGGGAGCGGAGGGTCGCAGGTTCAAATCCTGTCACCCCGACCAGTTTTCAACTCTGTCTTCGCAGGTCAGAGATCTGTGCCGGGTCCGGCGACCCTGCTCGATGCCACGGTCGCTGTCCGGTGCGTGCAATGTGCGCGGTAGGTGCGAACGCTCCTCGCTCGTCCGATGATTTTCCGCCGCAGGGGTCGTCCGATCTTTCGTAGCGGACGACAGGAGTGGTGGACATGGACCTGTACAGCGTCATGTGTGTGCGTGATCGGACCCGGGCGCGGAGCTGGTACGAGGTGTTCTTCGGGCGTCCGGCCGATGAGGTCATCGGCGAGGAATGCCTCTGGCAAGCCGGTGCAAACGCGTGGATCGTCATCGATGATCGCGAGGTTCGGGCCGCCCGGGTGGGCGGATCGATGATCACACTGGGTGTTACGGACCTCGATGTCTTCCTGGCTCGTTTTGCCGAGCACGGCATCGCCTACGGACCGGTCGAGACCTACAGCAACGGGGTGCGCCATGTCGAAGTGCTGGATCCTGACGGCAACAGCCTCTCGCTCGCCGAAGCGCCGCCGGACCTGTGAATCGATGACCTCAGTGCCCGACTTGTCCGCGGAGTCGACGTTGGTCGGCGGGGCGGGTTCGTAGCCGGCGATCCTGGTCGGTGCGTCTACGAGAGTGCGTCGGGGGTCCGGAGTTCGGCTGCAAGACGGGTGTAGATGTCGAGCAGGTCGGTCGCGCTGGCGTGCGTGGCCTTGTCCGCTTCGTGGCGGTCGGTCCATTCGGCTAGTGCCGCGGTCATGATTCCTTGCGCCACGAGAAGGAGCAGGCGGACGCGGGAGCGGGTGGCGAAATCGGCCTGTCCGGCCAGCAATTCGAGTGCAGCCTTGTTTTCCGTGTCGAACGCCGCGAAGGTCGCCGCGGCCAGCTGTGCGGAGTCGGCGGTCACGCGGTGGGTGCGCGCGAGAGCGTCGGTTGCTTGCTGATCGTCGACGAGATCCCGGATGAGGCCGAGGTAGACGCTCTCGATATCGGCCAGGCGCAACGTGCGGCCGGACACGGTCGTGGCCATCCGCCGAATCGCGCGACCGAAACCCCACCGGTCGTGCGCGATCGCGCTGTCCTTGGTCGGGAAATAGCGGAAGAACGTCCGCGGCGACACCCCCGCGCGGGCCGCGATGTCATCCACGGTCACCCGGTCGTAGCCGTGTTCGATGGCCAGTTCCAGTATGGCGGAATGTATTTCGGCTTGCGTCTGGGCTCGGCGGCGGGCCCGCAGGTCTGGCGGGCCGTCCCCGGGGTCGCCATCGACGGTGCTCTGCATCACTCGATGGTAAATCATGTGACAGAGCTTACCTAGATGACATTAAATGCCTTCTTGGCAGATTATGCCAAACGAGTATTCTGGGTCGGGTAGATGGATTGTTTTGCCAGTTCACAGGTCTGAACTGCCCGCGCGTTGCGGGCGACAAGAGCCAGGAGAAGGCATGAATAGGCATTCCGCAACGGGCGTACAGGTTCGTCAACTCGATCCCACCGAAGAACGATTCGCCAGAATGGGTCTCTACACGGGCTACGTCACCCGGGTCCGCGGGCCGCTCGACCCGTGGGCGCTGTTGGAAGCCTTCGAGCTCTTGCAGCGCAAGTATCCGATCCTGTCCTGCCGGATCACCCAGGATGCGACGACCGGGCAGCCGTATTTCGAGGCAGCTCACGGTCTGCCGCCTGTGGTCGAATGGCGGGACAGCGAAAGTGCGGAGTCCGCACTGGTTCTCGCGGGCCGGGTGGCCGCTGTCCAGGTGGTCGAGGCGGACGTCGATAGGGCACAGGTCAATCTGCTGACCCACCACTCGATCGCCGACGGCCATCACTCGATGCAGCTGCTTTCCGATCTGTGGAGCTTCTACACTGCGGTGAAAGAGGGACGCCACGCCACGCCGGCCAGCCACCCCTACCCGCGATCGCCGGAACAGCTGCTGGCCGAACGAGGTTTCACCTTCGACCCCGACGAGATACCGGACGTGCCGCTATTTCCGGGACGCACGGCCGATCCGGCCGAGGTTTCGGTGCCGACGGTACGTGGTCCGCGTGTCCGGCTGACCGTTGAGCAGACGAAAGTTCTTGTCGCGCTGGGGCGCCGGGCCAAGACCACGATCAACGGGCTGGTCTCGGCGGCGTTGCTGATCGCCACGGCAGACACCCTTGGGATCGGCCTCAGCGATGTGCTCTACACCTACCCGGTGAATCTGCGTACACGGATCACTCCCTCGGTGGGGTACACGGACGGCACCAACGTCCTCGGTTCGGCGCTGTTCATCCCCCGGCAGGACGCCTCGGCAGACCTCGTGACGCTCGCCTGCGCGGTGAACGATCAGCTCGCCCGCGACCTCGCCGCAGGCCGGATCCAGCGATCCATGCTGGCACCGCCGGAGCAGTTCGACGTGATGGTGCCCGTCATCCAGGCGTATCCGGGTTCGGTGCTGGCGACGAACTGGGGCAAGATCCCTGCCCTGGAAACGCCTGCGGGAGTCGTCGTCGAGGACTTCGAGCCAGGTGTGCACCTGGAGACGACGCTGTCCGGACCGGCGGTCGCCCTGCCGTCGCCGCCGCGCTCCTGCATCATCACCAGTTTTCGCGACCAACTCACCATCGACCTCGTCGGCTTCGCCGGCGCGGATGCCTTCGCCGAACGGCTCGGGGCGGTGCTGACCAACGTGCCGGTGGCCGCCTGATCAAGCGTCAGTCTGTTATCGAGCCGCTCCGGTGTCGTGGTTGCAGGGGAAAGATGAGTTCGGTGCGGTGGGTGATCTCAGGAAACCGCTCAGCGGTTGCTGCCGTCTTGCGGACGCCCGCTTGCACACCTAGAGTCGGCGCGCAGGGGAGGCCGCTGGCCGCGACGCGCACGATTTCGAGATCTGTTCCGCGCCATCGGCAAGCGAGGCGGCGTCCGACCGCTATCGCTGGAAAGGTTCGAACCCGAAACGTGCATCCCATCGACATCATTACGACCGCCGTGGCAGCTGGGGCTGCCGGACAACCAGGCACCACTACCACGGCGGTGCTCGACGCATACGGTCAACTACGGAACTTCATCGGCCAGCGTTACCCCGGGGTCGATCTGCGAGACATTGCAGCCGAACCGGATTCGGCCACGGCACGCGCGACGCTGACCGCTGCCTTCGCTGCCCAACAGGCCGACGCTGATGCCGAATTTCTCTATGCGGCACAGCAATTCGTCGATACCGCGCTCAGTAACCCGGTGGCGGATCGCACCACCGCGATGCTGTACGAGGTGTTGCTGGCGGGGGCTGAGCAGACGCAGGGCGCCGACAATCCGGAAACCCTGATGATCCGGCACGAACTGGCCCAGACCTATCACTCCATCGGTGACATCGACAGTGCCATTACGCATTTCGAGGCGACGCTCGCCGCTCGCGAACGGGTGCTCGACGCCGGGGACACCCTCACCATCACGACCCGAACCTGCCTCGCGAACTGCTATCGGGAAGTGGGTCGGGTCGATGACGCCATACCCTTGGACGCTGCTGTGCTCACCGCGCGTGAACAGTTCTTCGGTCCGGCTCATGACAATCCGGTCGGCTACCGCGACTTCCTCGCCGACGCGTACGAGTCCGCCGATCGCTTCGGCCGCGCTATC
This genomic stretch from Nocardia brasiliensis ATCC 700358 harbors:
- a CDS encoding VOC family protein; the encoded protein is MDLYSVMCVRDRTRARSWYEVFFGRPADEVIGEECLWQAGANAWIVIDDREVRAARVGGSMITLGVTDLDVFLARFAEHGIAYGPVETYSNGVRHVEVLDPDGNSLSLAEAPPDL
- a CDS encoding TetR/AcrR family transcriptional regulator, encoding MQSTVDGDPGDGPPDLRARRRAQTQAEIHSAILELAIEHGYDRVTVDDIAARAGVSPRTFFRYFPTKDSAIAHDRWGFGRAIRRMATTVSGRTLRLADIESVYLGLIRDLVDDQQATDALARTHRVTADSAQLAAATFAAFDTENKAALELLAGQADFATRSRVRLLLLVAQGIMTAALAEWTDRHEADKATHASATDLLDIYTRLAAELRTPDALS
- a CDS encoding phthiocerol/phthiodiolone dimycocerosyl transferase family protein, producing MNRHSATGVQVRQLDPTEERFARMGLYTGYVTRVRGPLDPWALLEAFELLQRKYPILSCRITQDATTGQPYFEAAHGLPPVVEWRDSESAESALVLAGRVAAVQVVEADVDRAQVNLLTHHSIADGHHSMQLLSDLWSFYTAVKEGRHATPASHPYPRSPEQLLAERGFTFDPDEIPDVPLFPGRTADPAEVSVPTVRGPRVRLTVEQTKVLVALGRRAKTTINGLVSAALLIATADTLGIGLSDVLYTYPVNLRTRITPSVGYTDGTNVLGSALFIPRQDASADLVTLACAVNDQLARDLAAGRIQRSMLAPPEQFDVMVPVIQAYPGSVLATNWGKIPALETPAGVVVEDFEPGVHLETTLSGPAVALPSPPRSCIITSFRDQLTIDLVGFAGADAFAERLGAVLTNVPVAA